The following are from one region of the Phycisphaerales bacterium genome:
- a CDS encoding penicillin-binding transpeptidase domain-containing protein: MGMYEKDGLGMFHGRLLLLAALGLLGFAALTAQLGRLSFVQGAQLRQEAERRLERLAFEPTVRGRILDRTGRVLAQDRPSFDVRVDYAVLGGAWAELWAVRFARAAHAETWREIAPEQRDALARSYEPFLQAHVERGLAELALVTGVPLEDLMERRAAIVRRVDDVADRYAAHRKKELEERALDRGQALTADLDKRLERQARRPVREQTEPHTVVPLVSDDVGFAVMQLAERTTMFEAPVLDLDGAATGRRARVELPVCPGLDAGFSRDRQYPYQTITVDVDRSTLPGPLRGDGRGGRGEGAVGVTVRGTLDAIVGSTRSRVYKEDPERRRQWLEEQATPEQVALARTDRGGDRGAYMPGDHVGHAGVEARMEHTLRGLRGVRVRRLDTGQQQVTEPTPGRDVTLTLDAMLQARIAAAMSPQVGLAVAQAWHGDRASRRDDGLPLAGAAVVIDIDSGEVLALVSTPTVDPEDPVGSATRPDNVEAQDWDDPRFNRATSAIYPPGSIAKALTLVWAASRGEQQLGEHIECTGHYLPGRDDILRCWIYRRVYNNLTHSMQLGRDPDEVDALMCSCNIYFYELGGRLGYDRMVEAYRQFGVGSQPLDAVACAPGILGLIPERDDQGNPIEVRPTRIDAVLMGIGQGPVAWSPLQAADAYATLARGGQRLGPTLVREGSPVRREDIGLESTAVERALEGLWLSVNDPRYGTGNHTTINGQRVEYFNAPGVSVWGKTGTAQQRATLTKERRIAPDGTVIEEGDPEPPGASTVFEPVTTHYTHAWFVGLVGPEGGRPRYAISVMMEFAGSGGRVSAPIANQIVHALQAEGYLPRGSEGGRP; this comes from the coding sequence ATGGGCATGTACGAAAAAGACGGCCTGGGAATGTTCCACGGGCGGCTGCTCTTGCTGGCCGCCCTGGGGCTGCTTGGCTTTGCCGCCCTCACGGCCCAGCTTGGCCGCCTCAGCTTCGTCCAGGGGGCCCAGCTTCGCCAGGAGGCCGAGCGGCGGCTCGAGCGTCTGGCCTTCGAGCCCACCGTGCGGGGCCGCATCCTCGACCGCACGGGCCGGGTGTTGGCCCAGGATCGCCCCAGCTTCGACGTGCGCGTCGATTACGCCGTGCTGGGTGGCGCCTGGGCCGAGCTCTGGGCCGTCCGCTTTGCGCGGGCTGCCCACGCCGAAACGTGGCGCGAGATCGCGCCCGAGCAGCGCGATGCGCTCGCGCGCAGCTACGAGCCCTTCCTCCAGGCCCACGTCGAGCGGGGGCTCGCCGAGCTGGCCCTGGTCACCGGCGTGCCGCTGGAAGATCTCATGGAGCGCCGCGCCGCCATCGTCCGGCGCGTCGATGACGTGGCCGACCGCTACGCCGCCCACCGCAAGAAGGAACTGGAAGAGCGCGCCCTGGACCGAGGCCAGGCCCTGACCGCCGACCTGGATAAACGCCTTGAACGCCAGGCCCGTCGGCCCGTGCGCGAGCAGACCGAGCCGCACACCGTCGTGCCACTGGTCAGCGACGATGTCGGCTTTGCCGTCATGCAACTGGCCGAGCGAACCACGATGTTCGAGGCCCCGGTGCTCGACCTGGACGGCGCCGCGACCGGCCGCCGCGCCCGGGTCGAGCTGCCCGTCTGCCCGGGCCTGGACGCAGGCTTCTCGCGCGATCGGCAGTACCCCTACCAGACCATCACGGTCGACGTCGACCGCTCGACGCTGCCCGGTCCGCTGCGCGGCGACGGCCGGGGCGGGCGCGGCGAAGGCGCCGTGGGCGTGACCGTGCGCGGCACGCTGGACGCCATCGTCGGCAGCACCCGCTCACGCGTGTACAAGGAAGATCCCGAGCGTCGCCGCCAGTGGCTCGAAGAGCAGGCAACGCCCGAGCAGGTGGCCCTGGCGCGCACCGATCGCGGCGGCGACCGCGGCGCCTACATGCCCGGCGACCACGTGGGCCACGCCGGCGTCGAAGCCAGGATGGAGCACACGCTGCGGGGTCTTCGAGGCGTGCGCGTTCGCCGGTTGGATACCGGCCAGCAGCAGGTCACCGAGCCAACTCCCGGCCGCGACGTCACGCTCACGCTCGATGCCATGCTCCAGGCCCGCATCGCCGCGGCCATGAGCCCCCAGGTCGGGCTGGCCGTCGCGCAGGCGTGGCACGGCGACCGCGCCTCCAGGCGAGACGACGGCCTGCCCCTGGCCGGCGCGGCCGTGGTCATCGACATCGACTCGGGGGAGGTGCTCGCGCTGGTCTCCACGCCCACCGTCGACCCCGAAGACCCCGTGGGCAGCGCCACCAGGCCCGACAACGTCGAGGCGCAGGACTGGGATGATCCACGGTTCAATCGTGCGACCTCGGCGATCTACCCGCCCGGCAGCATCGCCAAGGCCCTCACGCTGGTCTGGGCGGCCAGCCGGGGCGAGCAGCAACTGGGCGAGCACATCGAGTGCACCGGCCACTACCTGCCCGGGCGGGACGACATCCTGCGATGCTGGATCTACCGGCGAGTCTACAACAACCTGACCCACAGCATGCAACTGGGCCGCGATCCCGACGAGGTCGATGCGCTCATGTGCTCGTGCAACATCTATTTTTACGAGCTTGGGGGCCGACTGGGCTACGACCGCATGGTCGAGGCCTACCGGCAGTTCGGCGTTGGTTCCCAGCCGCTGGACGCCGTCGCGTGCGCACCGGGCATCCTGGGCCTGATCCCCGAGCGAGACGACCAGGGCAACCCCATCGAGGTGCGACCCACCCGCATCGACGCGGTGCTCATGGGCATCGGCCAGGGGCCCGTCGCGTGGAGCCCGCTTCAGGCGGCCGACGCGTACGCCACGCTTGCGCGCGGCGGCCAACGGCTGGGTCCCACGCTGGTGCGCGAGGGCTCGCCGGTCCGCCGGGAGGACATCGGCCTGGAGTCCACCGCCGTCGAGCGCGCCCTCGAGGGCCTGTGGCTGAGCGTCAACGATCCGCGGTACGGGACGGGTAACCACACGACCATCAACGGCCAGCGCGTCGAGTACTTCAACGCGCCGGGCGTCAGCGTGTGGGGCAAGACGGGCACCGCCCAGCAGAGGGCCACGCTGACCAAGGAACGCAGGATCGCGCCCGACGGCACGGTCATCGAAGAGGGCGACCCCGAGCCACCCGGCGCCAGCACCGTCTTCGAGCCGGTCACCACGCACTACACGCACGCCTGGTTCGTCGGGCTGGTGGGGCCGGAAGGTGGCCGGCCCAGGTACGCCATCAGCGTGATGATGGAGTTTGCCGGCAGCGGCGGACGCGTCAGTGCGCCCATCGCCAACCAGATCGTCCACGCACTGCAGGCCGAGGGCTACCTGCCCCGCGGCTCGGAGGGTGGGCGCCCTTGA